The following coding sequences lie in one Capsicum annuum cultivar UCD-10X-F1 chromosome 5, UCD10Xv1.1, whole genome shotgun sequence genomic window:
- the LOC107870793 gene encoding NAC domain-containing protein 75 isoform X2: MNKSSHQLGSISSSDLIDAKLEEHQLCGSKQCPGCGHKLEGKPDWVGLPAGVKFDPTDQELIEHLEAKVVAKESKSHPLIDEFIPTIEGEDGICYTHPEKLPGVTRDGLSRHFFHRPSKAYTTGTRKRRKIQTECQDLQGGETRWHKTGKTRPVMVNGKQRGCKKILVLYTNFGKNRKPEKTNWVMHQYHLGQHEEEKEGELVVSKIFYQTQPRQCNWSNTTGSAGGGGEANSDVNSRRDSGSRSCSSSKDINNNFPSSHRDELSAAVCAAMSNYTTMDIQQFKPEHFSFLPFRKTFDHEAGIVVGEGSIAREGGPAAAAPDERDMGEPQNPHDPKLHQHQHQHHLVSTSAFHISRPTPPISAIITPSPLHNTSVILGEDAFHVPRSIILPNDNFQQQHHKLGGRSASELEQLIMGCTSTDIKGESSITNSQDADWLKYSHFWPDPDNPDHHG, from the exons aTGAATAAGAGTAGTCATCAGTTGGGATCGATCAGCAGTTCTGATCTTATTGATGCAAAGCTTGAAGAACACCAATTATGTGGATCTAAGCAGTGTCCTGGTTGTGGACACAAGCTCGAAGGAAAGCCG GACTGGGTAGGTCTACCAGCAGGAGTGAAGTTTGACCCAACAGATCAAGAATTGATAGAACACCTTGAAGCAAAAGTAGTGGCTAAAGAATCAAAATCCCACCCTTTGATTGATGAGTTCATTCCTACTATTGAAGGAGAAGATGGGATTTGCTACACTCATCCTGAGAAACTTCCAG GTGTTACAAGGGATGGGCTAAGTAGGCATTTCTTCCACAGACCATCAAAAGCATACACAACAGggacaagaaaaagaagaaaaatccaaACAGAATGTCAAGACTTGCAAGGAGGTGAAACCCGTTGGCACAAGACAGGCAAAACCAGGCCAGTAATGGTGAATGGAAAGCAAAGAGGGTGCAAGAAAATTCTAGTTCTCTACACAAACTTTGGCAAGAACAGGAAACCGGAGAAGACAAATTGGGTAATGCATCAATACCATTTGGGACAACatgaagaggaaaaagaaggTGAACTTGTGGTGTCAAAGATATTCTATCAGACTCAGCCAAGGCAATGTAATTGGAGTAACACTACTGGAAGTGCTGGAGGTGGTGGAGAAGCCAACAGTGATGTTAATAGCAGAAGGGATAGTGGAAGTAGGAGCTGTTCTTCATCTAAGGACATCAACAATAATTTCCCTTCTTCTCATAGGGATGAATTATCTGCTGCTGTTTGTGCTGCTATGTCAAATTACACTACTATGGATATTCAACAATTCAAACCTGAACATTTTAGCTTTCTTCCATTTAGGAAAACCTTTGATCATGAG GCAGGCATAGTAGTAGGTGAAGGTTCAATTGCAAGGGAAGGTGGTCCAGCAGCAGCAGCACCAGATGAGCGTGACATGGGGGAGCCGCAGAACCCACATGATCCTAAGttacaccaacaccaacaccagcATCATCTGGTTTCAACCAGTGCATTCCACATTAGCAGGCCAACTCCCCCAATATCGGCCATTATAACTCCGTCTCCCCTCCATAACACTTCCGTTATTCTTGGTGAAGATGCCTTCCATGTTCCAAGATCAATAATCCTTCCAAATGACAACTTTCAG CAGCAACATCATAAACTAGGAGGAAGGTCTGCATCTGAATTGGAACAATTAATAATGGGCTGCACTTCAACTGATATCAAAGGA
- the LOC107870793 gene encoding NAC domain-containing protein 75 isoform X1, with protein MNKSSHQLGSISSSDLIDAKLEEHQLCGSKQCPGCGHKLEGKPDWVGLPAGVKFDPTDQELIEHLEAKVVAKESKSHPLIDEFIPTIEGEDGICYTHPEKLPGVTRDGLSRHFFHRPSKAYTTGTRKRRKIQTECQDLQGGETRWHKTGKTRPVMVNGKQRGCKKILVLYTNFGKNRKPEKTNWVMHQYHLGQHEEEKEGELVVSKIFYQTQPRQCNWSNTTGSAGGGGEANSDVNSRRDSGSRSCSSSKDINNNFPSSHRDELSAAVCAAMSNYTTMDIQQFKPEHFSFLPFRKTFDHEAGIVVGEGSIAREGGPAAAAPDERDMGEPQNPHDPKLHQHQHQHHLVSTSAFHISRPTPPISAIITPSPLHNTSVILGEDAFHVPRSIILPNDNFQQQQHHKLGGRSASELEQLIMGCTSTDIKGESSITNSQDADWLKYSHFWPDPDNPDHHG; from the exons aTGAATAAGAGTAGTCATCAGTTGGGATCGATCAGCAGTTCTGATCTTATTGATGCAAAGCTTGAAGAACACCAATTATGTGGATCTAAGCAGTGTCCTGGTTGTGGACACAAGCTCGAAGGAAAGCCG GACTGGGTAGGTCTACCAGCAGGAGTGAAGTTTGACCCAACAGATCAAGAATTGATAGAACACCTTGAAGCAAAAGTAGTGGCTAAAGAATCAAAATCCCACCCTTTGATTGATGAGTTCATTCCTACTATTGAAGGAGAAGATGGGATTTGCTACACTCATCCTGAGAAACTTCCAG GTGTTACAAGGGATGGGCTAAGTAGGCATTTCTTCCACAGACCATCAAAAGCATACACAACAGggacaagaaaaagaagaaaaatccaaACAGAATGTCAAGACTTGCAAGGAGGTGAAACCCGTTGGCACAAGACAGGCAAAACCAGGCCAGTAATGGTGAATGGAAAGCAAAGAGGGTGCAAGAAAATTCTAGTTCTCTACACAAACTTTGGCAAGAACAGGAAACCGGAGAAGACAAATTGGGTAATGCATCAATACCATTTGGGACAACatgaagaggaaaaagaaggTGAACTTGTGGTGTCAAAGATATTCTATCAGACTCAGCCAAGGCAATGTAATTGGAGTAACACTACTGGAAGTGCTGGAGGTGGTGGAGAAGCCAACAGTGATGTTAATAGCAGAAGGGATAGTGGAAGTAGGAGCTGTTCTTCATCTAAGGACATCAACAATAATTTCCCTTCTTCTCATAGGGATGAATTATCTGCTGCTGTTTGTGCTGCTATGTCAAATTACACTACTATGGATATTCAACAATTCAAACCTGAACATTTTAGCTTTCTTCCATTTAGGAAAACCTTTGATCATGAG GCAGGCATAGTAGTAGGTGAAGGTTCAATTGCAAGGGAAGGTGGTCCAGCAGCAGCAGCACCAGATGAGCGTGACATGGGGGAGCCGCAGAACCCACATGATCCTAAGttacaccaacaccaacaccagcATCATCTGGTTTCAACCAGTGCATTCCACATTAGCAGGCCAACTCCCCCAATATCGGCCATTATAACTCCGTCTCCCCTCCATAACACTTCCGTTATTCTTGGTGAAGATGCCTTCCATGTTCCAAGATCAATAATCCTTCCAAATGACAACTTTCAG CAGCAGCAACATCATAAACTAGGAGGAAGGTCTGCATCTGAATTGGAACAATTAATAATGGGCTGCACTTCAACTGATATCAAAGGA